The genomic window ATGAAACCAAGACTTATTGTAATCATAGCGCTGGCCATTGTTGCGATCGTCATACTCGTCAACACGGTTCTGGTTGTTGATGCCGGGTATTTAGCGGTCGTGTTCAGCAAATTGACCGGCGGTGTTTCTTCGCGCGATCAGGGAACGCATATTCTTCTTCCGGGATTGCAAACCGCGATCATTTACGATGGACGCGTACAGACTTACACAATGAGCGCAACTTATGGAGAAGGCGAAACAAAGGGTGACGATGCGCTGGAAGGTTTGACGAAGGACGGACAGGTTGTAAAGCTGGATGTAACCGTTCGTTTTCATATTGACAAATCGAAATTGGCGGAACTCCATCAAAACATTGGAGTCGGTTATATAGACAAAGTGGTGCGGCCTCACGTTAGAAATGTGGTGCGGCTCGCGGTGTCGGCCTATCCGGTGACGGAAGTGTACACGGAAAAACGGATTGAAATTCAAAACAGATCCTTCAAAGAATTAGAGCCGAGGCTTCGAACCAATTACCTTGCTCTGGATGAAGTTTTGATTCGCAGAGTGACTTTCTCCGCAGAGTTCCAGAAAGCGATTGAACAAAAACAGATCGCCCAACAGGAAGCGCAGCGGATGCAGTACATATTGGAGCGGGAACGGCAGGAAAAAGAACGAAAAATCATTGAAGCGCAAGGCGAGGCGGAATCGATCCGATTAAAAGGAGAAGCGCTGGCGAGTAATCCCGCACTGATTCAATATGAATACGTTCAAAAGATCACCCCGGGAGTTACCACGATTATCACAGATGGCAAATCGATTCTGAGTCTCGGTGACCTGTTGAAGAAGTGAATAAGTCGGAAACGAAAACCGCAACGCAGCGGGCGACTTTTGCGTTGGGAGCCGGGGCGACAGGTGATCCATCTCTATATATAGAGCCCCTGAATCTTCCTTATTCCTTTTTGGTCGACTGCGGAAATCAGCATCTGGGACATGCCCGCTTATTGCGCACCCGTTTTCTGTTTCTTTCTCACACACACCTGGATCATTTCATTGGATTTGACTCCTGGATGCGCGTGCATCTCGGCAGCAAAAACACTTTGCATATCCTGGGCCCTGAAGGCATGGCCGAACATGTGTTCCACAAGATCCACGGTTATGTTTGGAATCTCGCGGAAACCGTTTATTTAAAATTTCGCGTGACGGAACTGGAACCATTGCGAACCTTCGAGCTTCACCCGCAGGAAAAATATCAGCTCAAAGAAGTTGAACCGGAGCGGCCCGTGATTGATACCCGCAAGGAATGGACCTTTCGCTTCGTTTCACTGCAACATCTCAGTATTCGCTCTTTCGCTTACCGGATCTTCACTCGCGATCAATGGAGAGTCAATGAAGAAGCTCTTCAAAAATCAGGATGGAAGCCCGGACCCTGGGTAAAAGAAGTTAAGGAGCGTGAAAGCGGTACTATTTCTATAGATGGACAACAACGAGACGTGGTTGAATTACGAAAACAATTGCTCTACTTTGCGCCGGGTTATGCAATCACCTATATAACGGATGCTGTATTTCATGAAGAGAATTTCAGAAAAATGATTGATCTCGCTGAAAACAGTGATCACCTGTTTTGTGAATCCTCTTTCTTGAAAAGCGATGAAGACCGCGCCGCAAAAACGCATCATCTTACTACAGTTCAGGCCGCCTCCATTGCGCGGGAAGCAAAAGTGAAGCAGCTCCACCTGTTTCATTTTTCGAGACGCTATGCGGGATTGGAACATCTCTTCTTAAAAGAAGCACGCTCAGTTTTTCCACACGTTATAATTGGGACCAGGTGACTCATCCCAAAATGAAGCAACTCTTAAGCAAAGTAGTGCGGGCGTCCCGCCTGCAAGCTCGCGCAGACGAGACGTCCGCGCTACATCGCTTAAAGTATCTGTGTTTATCTGTGTCCATCTGTGGTTTCTTTTCTACTGCCCTGGCGGATTCCACGCCGGTACTCAACCGAACAGGAAAGACGTTTGATCCCGCCATTCCCACGATTCGTTCTGTTCTGGGTTATGACTTTGGAGAACAGATCACCCGTCACAGCGCGATGGAGCAGTACATGAACGCGCTCGCAAAATCATCGCCGAAAATCAAAGTGCAAAAGATTGGTGAAACTTATGAAGGAAGGGCCCTGTACTATCTGATCATCAGCTCTCCGGAAAATATGTCCCGACTGGAAGAACTCCGGCAGGCCAATTTGAAACTCGCTGATCCGCGAAAGTCTTCCGCAGGCGAAGCGAATGAGATCATTCAGAAAAACCCGGTATTTGTTTGCTTGAGTTATTCCGTGCATGGCGCAGAACATTCGGGAGCCGAAACCGCGCTTGCTCTCGCATACTACCTGGTTGCAGGCACCGATGCCGAGACGCAAGAGATTCTTCGCAATTGCGTGATTCTCATCGATCCGATGGAGAATCCCGATGGAAGGGAACGTTTTATCAGTTATTTTTACTCCACAGTTGGCGTAACACCGAATTCCGATCCGAATGCAGCCGAACACAATCAGACGTGGCCGGGCGGGCGATACAATCACTACCTTTTTGATATGAA from bacterium includes these protein-coding regions:
- a CDS encoding prohibitin family protein, translated to MKPRLIVIIALAIVAIVILVNTVLVVDAGYLAVVFSKLTGGVSSRDQGTHILLPGLQTAIIYDGRVQTYTMSATYGEGETKGDDALEGLTKDGQVVKLDVTVRFHIDKSKLAELHQNIGVGYIDKVVRPHVRNVVRLAVSAYPVTEVYTEKRIEIQNRSFKELEPRLRTNYLALDEVLIRRVTFSAEFQKAIEQKQIAQQEAQRMQYILERERQEKERKIIEAQGEAESIRLKGEALASNPALIQYEYVQKITPGVTTIITDGKSILSLGDLLKK